A DNA window from Halococcus saccharolyticus DSM 5350 contains the following coding sequences:
- a CDS encoding recombinase family protein, translating to MTATTALYCRVSTTDQTLARQRQRTSEYATDALGIEPAAIEVYSDKQTGTDTDRDGYRELMEAVEAGDVERVIASEVSRISRSVRDFAATVDRIVDENEVGLHILDMGIDLDPDERDPYTRAFLTVAATFAELEAEIKRDNITEGIAASREQGKWHGRPPFGFDVGPEGYLTPNDDYETAVVILDELDKGASKRDLARRTGVNRSTVQRIANNRERYVGEPPEPATSA from the coding sequence ATGACCGCCACCACCGCCCTCTACTGTCGCGTCAGCACCACCGACCAGACCCTCGCTCGCCAACGCCAACGCACCAGTGAATACGCGACCGACGCCCTCGGCATCGAACCCGCCGCTATCGAAGTGTATTCCGACAAGCAGACCGGCACCGATACCGACCGCGACGGCTACCGCGAGCTCATGGAAGCCGTCGAAGCCGGCGACGTCGAGCGCGTGATCGCCTCGGAGGTCTCGCGTATCTCTCGGTCGGTGCGGGATTTCGCCGCGACCGTCGATCGCATCGTCGACGAAAACGAGGTCGGATTGCACATTTTGGACATGGGTATCGACCTCGATCCCGACGAGCGTGATCCCTACACGCGCGCGTTCTTGACAGTGGCAGCGACGTTCGCCGAGCTCGAAGCCGAGATCAAACGCGACAACATCACCGAGGGGATCGCTGCGAGCCGTGAGCAGGGCAAGTGGCACGGTCGACCGCCGTTCGGCTTCGATGTGGGACCAGAAGGCTATCTGACGCCGAACGACGACTATGAGACTGCCGTCGTCATCCTCGATGAACTCGATAAGGGTGCGAGCAAGCGCGATCTCGCACGCCGCACCGGTGTTAATCGATCGACTGTTCAGCGTATCGCCAACAATCGAGAGCGATATGTTGGCGAGCCGCCCGAACCTGCTACCTCTGCTTGA
- a CDS encoding QueT transporter family protein encodes MIMLTAVVAAVYAAVLIPFKGLTIIPGFTSVRPANVFPVIFSLFFGPAAAWGSGIGNLIGDIFGGTFGPASFFGFIGNFFFGFVGYKLWGNLGPLSSGEEPDFRSNTGRQLLEYLVVALVAAAITAAIIAWGADLLGLVPFPVLGATITVNNFIAAAILGPPLLYLTWPRVKEMGLLYPEVLRDDDLSDVASARRQIAAYGIAVVAIVWVLVGVFIAPPQSTFQRALGAIGFVLVLGLAVVSGERLSELVGY; translated from the coding sequence ATGATCATGCTCACCGCCGTGGTTGCTGCGGTGTACGCTGCCGTACTCATCCCGTTCAAGGGACTTACTATCATACCAGGTTTCACGAGCGTTCGGCCGGCAAACGTCTTCCCGGTCATCTTCAGCCTGTTTTTTGGGCCCGCGGCCGCGTGGGGATCGGGCATCGGCAACCTCATCGGCGATATCTTTGGTGGGACGTTCGGTCCAGCAAGCTTCTTCGGATTTATTGGAAACTTCTTTTTCGGCTTTGTCGGATACAAACTGTGGGGCAACCTCGGGCCGCTATCGAGCGGCGAGGAACCTGACTTTCGTTCGAATACGGGCCGGCAACTGCTCGAGTATCTCGTTGTCGCGCTGGTTGCGGCCGCCATCACGGCGGCCATCATTGCGTGGGGGGCGGACCTCCTCGGCCTCGTGCCGTTTCCCGTCCTCGGGGCGACCATCACCGTCAACAACTTCATCGCCGCCGCCATCCTCGGTCCACCACTGCTGTACCTGACATGGCCGCGAGTCAAGGAAATGGGCTTGCTATATCCCGAGGTACTGCGCGACGACGATCTCTCTGACGTTGCTTCCGCGCGTCGCCAGATCGCAGCCTACGGCATTGCCGTCGTCGCTATCGTGTGGGTACTCGTTGGCGTCTTCATTGCTCCACCACAGTCAACATTCCAGAGGGCACTGGGTGCGATCGGGTTTGTCCTTGTCCTTGGGCTCGCGGTTGTTTCCGGAGAGCGACTTTCGGAGTTGGTCGGCTACTGA
- a CDS encoding ABC transporter ATP-binding protein → MVGNTEDGGPVVRLDDVVFAYDQKLDLSKYDFAMGNAESVPDPDAREGPVLRGVDLEIPMGAFTVVMGASGGGKSTLLRTLNAIIPDFMSGSFAGDVTVLGRDTTEARVSEMAEVVGMVLQDYESQLFGTNATAEVAFGPENLAVPPDEISDRIEHALELVGLANLDRRRSPDTLSGGQKQRLVIAGVVANQPRLLLLDEPTSDLDPAGSRDTLQVIRSLAAENDGTNDWAGPENVVMVSHNVEEALLADRIVLLRDGQVYRHGPTKEVFTDVEALHASRVAVPPVVETFDRLGWPADDLPLTIDDAARYVAKYDLDWMPPGVQDEQPPGAPAGTGESPGDPIFEFADLVYEYDTDQGTVRAVDGVDLTVSEGEAVAIVGHNGSGKTTLAKHFNGLLAPDAGSATWRGRDVASLPMAEVGRSIGYVFQNPDHQIFADTVREEVTFGPENFGLEGEELEQRVTTAIETVELDGLEEADPFTLSKGQRQRVALASILATEPDVIVFDEPTTGLDATQQRQFMDLVARLNREEGMTVVMVTHNMNTVVRYASRTVVMDDGRKVADRPTRELFADEGALEQWQLKPPQPVALSNRLAADAGTDGALPALSVDEVVSGLGGDGVFDNTDARATTNEGESGSGEKEESPATSGTDPMSDGSDDR, encoded by the coding sequence ATGGTCGGCAATACGGAAGACGGCGGGCCGGTGGTCCGGCTCGATGATGTGGTGTTCGCCTATGACCAGAAACTTGATTTATCGAAATACGACTTCGCTATGGGTAACGCGGAGTCCGTTCCTGATCCGGACGCACGCGAGGGACCGGTTCTCCGCGGAGTGGACCTTGAGATTCCTATGGGTGCGTTCACCGTTGTCATGGGTGCAAGCGGTGGGGGGAAGTCCACGCTGTTACGCACGCTCAACGCCATTATTCCTGACTTCATGTCGGGGTCGTTCGCAGGAGATGTGACTGTCCTCGGTAGAGATACGACCGAGGCACGTGTGAGCGAGATGGCCGAAGTCGTTGGGATGGTGCTTCAGGACTACGAGTCGCAACTTTTCGGGACGAACGCCACGGCCGAGGTGGCGTTCGGTCCGGAGAACCTCGCAGTCCCCCCTGATGAAATCAGTGATCGCATCGAGCACGCACTTGAGCTGGTCGGATTGGCGAATCTCGACCGCAGACGATCACCCGACACGCTCTCTGGTGGACAGAAACAGCGCCTTGTCATTGCAGGCGTCGTAGCGAACCAGCCCCGACTGCTCCTTCTCGACGAACCAACGAGTGATCTCGATCCCGCCGGAAGCCGTGATACCCTACAAGTCATCCGCTCGCTCGCTGCGGAGAACGACGGGACGAACGATTGGGCAGGCCCTGAGAACGTCGTTATGGTCTCTCATAACGTTGAAGAAGCGCTCCTGGCTGATCGTATCGTCCTCCTTCGTGACGGACAGGTGTATCGCCATGGTCCTACCAAAGAGGTGTTCACCGACGTGGAGGCACTGCACGCGTCACGCGTCGCCGTTCCACCCGTCGTTGAGACGTTCGATCGTCTGGGGTGGCCAGCGGACGATCTCCCTCTGACCATCGATGATGCAGCTCGCTATGTCGCAAAGTACGATCTCGATTGGATGCCGCCCGGCGTTCAAGATGAGCAGCCGCCGGGGGCACCCGCCGGTACTGGTGAGTCGCCAGGCGATCCGATCTTCGAGTTCGCTGACCTCGTTTACGAGTACGATACTGATCAAGGGACGGTCCGGGCGGTGGATGGTGTCGATCTCACGGTCAGTGAAGGGGAGGCTGTCGCAATTGTCGGTCACAATGGAAGCGGAAAGACGACGCTGGCCAAGCATTTCAACGGGCTACTCGCACCTGATGCGGGGAGTGCGACGTGGCGCGGTCGCGATGTAGCGTCCCTTCCTATGGCGGAAGTCGGTCGCTCGATCGGCTACGTGTTCCAAAATCCTGATCACCAGATATTTGCAGACACCGTTCGAGAGGAGGTGACGTTCGGTCCGGAGAACTTCGGCCTCGAAGGTGAAGAGCTGGAACAGCGTGTCACGACGGCGATCGAAACAGTCGAACTCGACGGACTGGAAGAAGCAGACCCGTTTACCCTCTCGAAGGGACAGCGTCAGCGGGTCGCGTTGGCGAGCATCCTTGCCACGGAGCCTGACGTTATCGTCTTCGACGAACCCACGACCGGACTGGACGCCACTCAGCAGCGCCAATTCATGGATCTCGTTGCCCGCTTGAACCGCGAGGAGGGGATGACCGTCGTGATGGTAACTCACAACATGAACACGGTTGTCCGATACGCGTCCCGTACGGTGGTGATGGACGACGGCCGAAAGGTGGCGGATCGTCCGACAAGGGAACTGTTCGCCGATGAGGGCGCGTTGGAACAGTGGCAGCTCAAACCACCCCAGCCGGTGGCACTCTCGAACCGACTGGCGGCTGACGCGGGGACCGACGGCGCGCTCCCAGCACTCTCAGTGGATGAGGTGGTTTCTGGATTGGGTGGTGATGGTGTGTTCGATAATACAGACGCGAGGGCAACAACGAACGAAGGCGAGAGCGGGAGCGGTGAGAAAGAAGAGTCTCCGGCGACCAGCGGTACTGATCCCATGTCGGACGGAAGTGATGACCGATGA
- a CDS encoding energy-coupling factor transporter transmembrane component T family protein gives MSRSPSLYVDRNTVLHRLTARSKLVLLLGVFTTAYVFGHPAAVFVPLAASFIALIYAGGWRNFKRLAYIIAALFLVGFVVWPAFTASGGPTLLHTPVVTVTRREFLFALGRSERIAAFIVGGLLFVTTTSNEEIVAGLRSLGLPYAFCFAVGTALRLFPTFLGATGTVQQAQAARGHEVSGGNPISRLRGYIPLLIPVFMTAIRNVQTQAMALEARGFDTRRDRTFYNKRSFAPADWAVVVISLVLIVGSVWLSLAGFGGI, from the coding sequence ATGAGCAGGTCGCCATCACTGTACGTCGACCGAAATACCGTCTTGCATCGATTGACGGCACGATCGAAACTGGTGCTGTTGTTGGGCGTATTCACGACCGCGTACGTGTTTGGTCATCCAGCAGCGGTGTTCGTTCCGCTGGCGGCGTCGTTTATTGCACTCATCTACGCTGGAGGGTGGCGTAATTTCAAACGCCTTGCGTATATCATCGCCGCGCTGTTCCTCGTTGGATTCGTCGTCTGGCCGGCGTTCACCGCATCTGGCGGCCCGACGTTGCTTCACACCCCGGTGGTGACCGTCACCCGCCGCGAATTCCTCTTCGCACTGGGACGCTCAGAGCGTATCGCTGCGTTCATCGTCGGCGGTCTGCTATTCGTGACGACTACATCGAACGAAGAGATCGTGGCCGGTCTCCGGTCGCTCGGACTGCCCTACGCGTTTTGCTTCGCGGTTGGGACAGCGTTACGACTGTTCCCGACGTTTCTCGGCGCAACCGGCACTGTCCAACAGGCCCAGGCTGCACGTGGGCATGAAGTGAGTGGCGGTAATCCGATTTCACGACTCCGAGGCTACATCCCACTCCTCATTCCGGTGTTCATGACTGCCATCCGTAACGTCCAGACGCAGGCGATGGCCTTGGAAGCGCGTGGGTTCGACACCCGGCGGGATCGGACGTTCTACAACAAACGGTCGTTCGCACCAGCTGATTGGGCCGTCGTCGTTATCAGTCTCGTCCTGATTGTTGGGTCTGTCTGGCTCTCACTGGCCGGGTTCGGTGGGATTTGA
- a CDS encoding adenosylhomocysteinase, which yields MVSNDTDPLAWTRDYTPILQSLAAEYSESKPLEGDTVALASHLETKTGVLVETLRAAGARVLVTGSEPFSTKEAVVEALQELDGIETFIEAGMSDEEWEAGQHDLLEEEPDFILDDGCELIAKVHADHPDIAEGVIGGGEQTTAGITRVEAMEEQDVLQFPVYGVNDTPMKHYFDNVHGTGESSLANVMTTTNTMLSGKTVVVAGYGYCGRGIARKARGMGAWTIVTEVDPRKALEAVMDGHRVMTMGEAASLADYVITSTGNREVVRKEHLDQLQDGVILANAGHFDVELSLEDLKAESNDVTQPKEGITRYHLSDGRRVNVLARGRLVNLTGPHSQGHPAEVMDTTFAMMFAAAHDMLTQDPDLTPGLYAIPDHLDREVASRKLETLGIAIDSLTENQREYYEEWEHPDSSF from the coding sequence ATGGTTTCCAATGACACGGACCCATTGGCGTGGACCCGAGACTACACCCCGATACTCCAATCGCTTGCAGCGGAATACAGCGAATCGAAGCCACTTGAGGGTGATACCGTTGCGCTCGCATCACACTTGGAGACGAAGACTGGTGTCCTCGTAGAGACGCTTCGTGCCGCCGGAGCGCGCGTCCTCGTTACTGGCAGCGAACCGTTCAGTACCAAAGAGGCGGTCGTCGAGGCTCTCCAAGAGCTCGACGGGATCGAGACGTTCATTGAGGCGGGAATGAGCGATGAGGAATGGGAGGCTGGCCAGCACGACCTGCTGGAGGAAGAACCAGACTTCATTCTTGATGACGGCTGTGAACTCATCGCCAAAGTCCACGCTGACCACCCCGACATTGCTGAGGGGGTCATCGGTGGTGGCGAGCAGACCACCGCTGGAATCACGCGCGTGGAGGCGATGGAGGAACAGGACGTGCTCCAGTTCCCGGTGTACGGTGTCAATGATACACCGATGAAACATTACTTCGACAACGTCCATGGCACCGGTGAATCCTCACTAGCGAATGTAATGACCACAACCAACACCATGCTCTCGGGCAAGACGGTTGTCGTGGCTGGCTACGGCTACTGCGGACGCGGGATCGCACGAAAAGCTCGGGGAATGGGCGCGTGGACGATCGTCACCGAGGTTGACCCACGTAAGGCGCTGGAGGCGGTCATGGACGGCCACCGTGTGATGACTATGGGTGAGGCTGCTTCCCTCGCGGACTACGTCATCACCTCAACGGGCAATCGCGAAGTCGTGCGCAAAGAGCACCTCGACCAGCTCCAAGACGGTGTTATTCTCGCCAATGCCGGTCATTTTGACGTCGAACTCTCGCTAGAAGACCTCAAGGCGGAGTCTAATGATGTAACTCAGCCAAAAGAGGGGATCACGCGCTATCATTTGTCGGATGGACGTCGGGTGAACGTGCTTGCTCGTGGCCGTCTCGTGAATCTTACTGGGCCCCACAGTCAGGGTCACCCTGCGGAAGTGATGGATACGACCTTCGCGATGATGTTTGCTGCTGCCCACGATATGCTCACTCAGGATCCAGACCTCACGCCTGGACTGTATGCGATTCCGGATCACCTCGATCGCGAGGTGGCCAGCCGCAAACTGGAGACGCTTGGTATTGCTATCGACAGTCTGACGGAGAATCAACGCGAGTACTACGAGGAGTGGGAGCACCCAGACAGTAGCTTCTGA
- a CDS encoding DUF3006 domain-containing protein: MPSDGKYTAVVDRFEEDLAVLLLERDGETVDDILLPKPELPESGRHQDAVLYVSVVDGEVRNATYKAEETDQRAERAQSRFDRLSQRPSESETEAGTDSER; encoded by the coding sequence ATGCCATCCGACGGCAAGTACACGGCAGTGGTTGATCGCTTCGAAGAAGACCTCGCCGTGCTGTTGCTCGAACGCGATGGCGAAACTGTTGACGACATCCTTCTCCCAAAGCCAGAACTGCCGGAGAGTGGTCGCCACCAAGACGCGGTTCTGTACGTGAGCGTTGTGGATGGGGAAGTACGGAACGCGACCTACAAAGCTGAGGAGACCGACCAGCGCGCAGAGCGCGCGCAATCGCGATTCGACCGCCTCTCGCAGCGCCCCTCCGAATCAGAGACAGAAGCGGGTACTGATTCGGAGCGATAG
- a CDS encoding lamin tail domain-containing protein, with translation MERTAGTAATQSGTQTPTATAASSNEDITQTAAATQSNTSLEGTLDIHYINVGQGDATLIIGPTNETMLIDTGDYRDDGEIVLDYLRQHGIDRIDYLVTSHADADHIGGHEAVIDYYETQANGIGAVYDPGLASSSQTYQEYLDAVEEHDVQLYETRAGDSIPFEGVSTKVLAPPEPYLDSEQGNENSVVLQLTLGQTRFMLPGDVEEDGEGYLVDEYSGDLQSIVLKSAHHGSAGSNTGPFLDAVQPQVTVISSAYDSQYGHPAEEALKRLGERDIAAYWTATHGNIVMSSDGEAVSIATQQTAPTDPGSLRDGQSVEPGSDTPVEQRTTVTVGTESTQTPAPTPTSTVTQTSSETESTPTPTITDGGERTETSSTAGSLGITEVHADAEGDESDNLNDEYIVFENTGSEGLDLSGWTVADAADHEYTIPSNTVLGAGETITLHTGEGTNTNTDLYWGSGSAIWNNGGDTIIVTNDQGERVIEEEY, from the coding sequence ATGGAACGTACAGCCGGCACAGCAGCCACACAGAGCGGGACGCAAACACCCACTGCCACGGCCGCATCCTCAAACGAAGACATCACCCAAACTGCTGCTGCCACGCAATCGAACACCTCTCTCGAAGGGACGCTCGATATCCATTATATCAACGTCGGACAGGGTGACGCTACCCTCATCATCGGGCCGACCAACGAAACCATGCTCATCGACACTGGCGATTATCGAGACGACGGCGAAATCGTCCTCGACTATCTCCGCCAACACGGCATCGACCGCATCGATTACCTCGTTACCAGCCACGCTGATGCCGACCACATCGGCGGCCACGAAGCCGTTATCGACTACTACGAAACCCAAGCCAACGGCATCGGCGCGGTGTACGATCCCGGTCTTGCTTCCAGTTCACAGACCTATCAAGAGTATCTCGATGCTGTCGAGGAACACGATGTTCAACTCTACGAAACCCGCGCCGGTGATTCAATCCCCTTTGAGGGAGTGAGCACCAAGGTCCTCGCTCCGCCCGAACCGTACCTCGATAGCGAGCAGGGCAACGAAAACAGCGTTGTCCTCCAACTCACACTCGGTCAGACGCGCTTCATGCTTCCCGGTGACGTCGAGGAGGACGGCGAAGGCTATCTCGTCGACGAATACAGTGGCGATCTCCAGTCAATCGTTCTCAAATCGGCGCACCACGGCAGCGCCGGCAGCAATACTGGCCCGTTCCTCGATGCTGTGCAGCCACAGGTGACGGTCATCTCCAGTGCGTATGATTCACAGTACGGACATCCCGCTGAGGAAGCGCTCAAACGGCTCGGAGAGCGCGATATCGCCGCCTACTGGACTGCCACCCACGGGAACATCGTCATGAGCAGCGATGGCGAAGCGGTCTCCATTGCTACCCAGCAGACTGCACCCACCGACCCTGGCTCGCTCCGTGATGGACAATCGGTCGAACCTGGCTCCGATACCCCGGTCGAACAACGCACGACGGTCACCGTCGGAACAGAGTCAACCCAAACCCCGGCTCCGACTCCAACGTCAACAGTGACCCAAACATCTTCGGAGACCGAGAGTACGCCAACACCGACCATAACTGACGGTGGAGAACGGACTGAGACATCCAGCACCGCCGGATCGCTAGGTATCACCGAAGTACACGCGGACGCCGAGGGCGATGAGAGCGACAACCTCAACGACGAGTACATCGTCTTCGAAAACACCGGGAGCGAGGGCCTTGATCTCTCAGGATGGACCGTCGCAGACGCAGCCGACCACGAGTATACGATTCCTTCGAATACCGTTCTCGGTGCTGGTGAGACGATTACCTTGCACACCGGCGAGGGGACCAACACCAACACTGATCTCTACTGGGGTTCCGGATCGGCAATCTGGAACAATGGCGGCGATACGATTATCGTCACAAACGACCAAGGCGAGCGCGTCATCGAGGAGGAATACTAA
- a CDS encoding DUF4013 domain-containing protein, whose protein sequence is MDVDIETLARYPMESDDWIVTVLIGGFALLFSFLIVPWFVVSGYLVRAIRSGMEHAEHPPVFDEWGDLLKEGVVAGIIGFIYQLIPLVVFGVFVGGSVLALLTGSDAGAGLGFLGFFGGLFLWWILALAFGYVGFAGVANYARKGTFGAGFDFGIITDVVTSREYLIAWAYVIGLNIVVGLIVTVLNIVPILGGIVGVFVGFYALIIAAWLWGDGFAAATDGRQVPESSPPEDPSASFGQFES, encoded by the coding sequence ATGGATGTAGACATCGAGACGCTGGCGCGGTATCCGATGGAATCGGACGACTGGATAGTCACGGTGCTGATTGGAGGATTCGCATTGTTGTTTTCGTTTCTCATCGTCCCGTGGTTCGTTGTGTCGGGGTACTTAGTCCGCGCGATCCGGTCAGGAATGGAGCATGCCGAGCACCCGCCCGTGTTCGATGAGTGGGGTGACTTACTGAAAGAGGGAGTTGTAGCGGGTATCATCGGATTCATCTATCAGCTCATCCCGCTAGTCGTGTTCGGCGTGTTCGTTGGTGGATCAGTTCTGGCCCTGCTCACGGGATCGGATGCAGGGGCCGGTCTCGGATTCCTCGGGTTCTTCGGAGGGTTGTTCCTCTGGTGGATTCTTGCCCTCGCGTTTGGGTATGTCGGCTTCGCAGGAGTTGCCAACTATGCGAGGAAAGGCACGTTCGGTGCGGGGTTCGATTTCGGCATTATCACTGATGTCGTGACTTCGCGAGAGTATTTGATCGCGTGGGCCTACGTCATCGGGCTGAATATCGTGGTGGGACTCATCGTGACCGTCCTCAATATCGTCCCTATCCTTGGGGGCATCGTGGGAGTGTTCGTTGGGTTTTACGCGCTTATCATTGCCGCGTGGCTGTGGGGAGACGGATTCGCGGCGGCAACCGATGGGCGACAAGTGCCTGAGAGTTCCCCACCAGAGGACCCCTCTGCCAGCTTCGGTCAATTCGAGTCGTAG
- a CDS encoding helix-turn-helix domain-containing protein — protein sequence MSVIAVADIGHPDMSLDPTIHECPDTTIRVVHHSGTDPETGIFFYIVENPGEGFEQQLDEDHTVAEWGLVAGLEPTRVYRIRHPPETKLISPKTSELSGLMRRAITNARGWTVRLQFPDRNALAALAEYCDTENISFTLQKMFRQDEWDGGVPTGLTEAQREALMTAYENGYFEEPREARLDDIADELGLSPTAIGGRIRRGTAKLVETTLFDD from the coding sequence ATGAGTGTGATCGCTGTTGCCGACATCGGCCACCCGGACATGTCGTTGGATCCTACGATTCACGAGTGTCCCGACACAACGATTCGGGTTGTCCATCACTCTGGGACTGACCCCGAGACGGGGATTTTCTTCTACATCGTCGAGAACCCTGGCGAAGGATTCGAACAACAACTAGACGAGGATCATACGGTTGCGGAATGGGGGTTGGTGGCGGGCTTGGAGCCGACCCGTGTCTATCGGATACGCCACCCCCCGGAGACCAAGCTCATCTCGCCGAAGACGAGCGAACTCAGCGGACTGATGCGCAGGGCGATTACCAACGCCCGCGGGTGGACAGTCCGACTCCAATTTCCCGATCGGAACGCGCTCGCCGCACTCGCCGAGTACTGCGACACCGAGAACATCTCGTTCACCCTCCAGAAAATGTTCCGGCAGGACGAATGGGACGGCGGTGTACCCACGGGACTGACCGAAGCCCAGCGCGAAGCGCTGATGACAGCCTACGAGAACGGCTACTTCGAGGAGCCACGCGAGGCGCGTCTCGACGACATCGCGGACGAGCTTGGCCTCTCGCCGACCGCCATCGGCGGCCGCATCCGTCGTGGGACGGCAAAGCTCGTCGAGACGACACTTTTCGACGACTAA
- a CDS encoding digeranylgeranylglycerophospholipid reductase translates to MLDRHEVVIAGAGPAGAQCARDVARRGYDVLVLETENEAEFPRQSNKSTAGTFASMMGAFGLPDDVVMNYTEKIVLESPNDHFTRVQPGAVMDFADFKQFLVEDGREAGAEYRFNARATAPITENGHAVGVRYNGDQEVYADIVIDATGPAAPLAKALDVSDLERKNQAIGVEWEMDGIRVEHDGYADLTDAMMLRLDHDLAPGGYSWIFHTGADTAKVGLCFIQNERYRNHQTRDRSIDGYLDHWLDTDPRLTNAKRHEGGQHRGSAHIQTPDRLHAPGFMAIGDTVPTVDPLWGEGIDTCMKSGRAAAITADRCLMSERRDTSDSNMSVYDTLWHRDVAPKAERRLLMTRLLYLASNERYDRLLGDMNDLGIGTLADANEGSPLAIARLIHLDDAPLFGQFLRDRVAERLA, encoded by the coding sequence ATGCTTGATCGACACGAGGTAGTGATCGCCGGTGCCGGTCCGGCCGGAGCTCAGTGTGCGCGCGACGTTGCCAGACGTGGCTACGACGTGCTCGTCCTCGAAACCGAGAACGAGGCGGAGTTTCCTCGACAGAGCAACAAGTCCACCGCCGGGACCTTCGCCTCGATGATGGGAGCGTTCGGCTTGCCCGACGACGTGGTGATGAACTACACTGAGAAGATCGTGCTCGAATCTCCGAACGATCACTTTACTAGAGTCCAACCGGGTGCGGTAATGGACTTCGCGGATTTCAAGCAGTTCCTCGTCGAGGACGGGCGCGAGGCAGGCGCGGAATATCGCTTCAACGCACGTGCGACCGCCCCGATCACCGAGAACGGCCACGCGGTCGGGGTGCGCTACAACGGCGATCAGGAGGTCTATGCCGACATCGTGATCGACGCGACCGGACCGGCAGCGCCCCTGGCGAAGGCCCTCGATGTGAGCGACCTCGAACGGAAGAACCAGGCGATCGGCGTCGAGTGGGAGATGGATGGGATAAGGGTCGAACACGATGGCTACGCCGACCTCACGGACGCCATGATGCTCCGGCTGGATCACGATCTCGCACCGGGCGGCTACTCGTGGATCTTTCACACCGGCGCGGACACCGCGAAGGTCGGCCTGTGTTTCATCCAGAACGAGCGCTACCGGAACCACCAAACGAGAGACCGGAGCATTGACGGCTACCTCGACCACTGGCTTGACACCGACCCGCGGCTGACGAACGCGAAGCGTCACGAGGGCGGCCAACACCGCGGCTCCGCGCACATCCAGACCCCCGATCGGCTCCATGCGCCGGGATTCATGGCGATCGGCGACACCGTGCCGACGGTGGATCCGCTATGGGGCGAGGGGATCGACACCTGTATGAAGTCGGGCCGCGCGGCCGCGATCACCGCCGACCGGTGTCTGATGTCCGAACGACGGGACACCTCGGATTCGAACATGTCGGTCTACGACACCCTCTGGCACCGCGACGTCGCACCCAAGGCCGAGCGCCGGCTCTTGATGACGCGGCTCCTGTATCTGGCCTCGAACGAGCGCTACGATCGGCTGCTGGGCGACATGAACGACCTCGGGATAGGGACGCTGGCGGACGCAAATGAGGGTAGTCCGCTTGCGATCGCGCGATTGATCCACCTCGACGACGCCCCACTATTCGGGCAGTTCCTGCGCGATCGGGTTGCGGAGCGACTCGCGTAA
- a CDS encoding SDR family NAD(P)-dependent oxidoreductase, which produces MLDGKVAAIYGAGGSIGGAVARVFAREGARIFLAGRTEMTLDKIAEDIRSDGGKADTAVVDALDEQAVDEFVDAVVEETGRIDISFNLIGIGDVQEPLSGISSEDFTQPITTAMRTQFLTTRAAARHMIKHESGVILTFGGGGPQTQPGLGGFKVALDAIEGLRRQWAVELGEHSIRVVTLKTGGVLESIPGDVDYRDEIIAATEEAALLNRTETLTDVGNVAAFVASDRARTITATEVNISCGAIME; this is translated from the coding sequence ATGCTGGATGGCAAGGTCGCGGCGATCTACGGCGCAGGCGGATCGATCGGTGGTGCTGTCGCCCGCGTCTTCGCCCGTGAGGGGGCCAGAATCTTCCTCGCCGGGCGCACTGAAATGACACTCGACAAGATTGCCGAGGACATTCGCTCGGACGGGGGCAAGGCGGACACCGCAGTCGTCGATGCTCTTGACGAGCAAGCCGTCGACGAGTTCGTCGATGCGGTGGTCGAGGAGACCGGGCGCATCGACATTTCGTTCAACCTCATCGGAATCGGTGATGTCCAGGAGCCGCTGTCAGGGATTTCAAGCGAAGACTTCACCCAGCCGATCACTACCGCGATGCGGACGCAGTTCCTGACGACGAGGGCGGCAGCTCGGCACATGATCAAGCATGAATCTGGGGTGATCCTAACGTTCGGCGGTGGTGGTCCCCAGACACAACCTGGGCTCGGGGGCTTCAAAGTCGCTCTCGACGCTATCGAGGGACTTCGACGGCAGTGGGCCGTCGAACTTGGGGAGCATAGCATCCGTGTCGTCACCCTGAAAACGGGGGGTGTACTCGAATCGATCCCTGGGGATGTCGACTACCGTGACGAGATTATCGCAGCGACAGAGGAGGCGGCCTTACTGAACCGCACAGAGACGTTGACCGACGTGGGCAACGTCGCAGCCTTTGTGGCCTCGGACCGAGCCCGCACCATCACCGCCACGGAAGTCAACATCTCCTGTGGCGCGATCATGGAGTAG